CGTCAACGACTTCATTCTGCGGGCTCCACTTTCAGTTGGCCAAAGGGAATCATGGATGCATGGGGATCGGGGGCAGCTTCAAAGGGAAGGTGCATTGTGGGATATACTTGAGCCTCTTCTTGGGCCTCCTCTTCCTCTAGCCGCCTCTCATAGTTTGTGTGTCTTTCACTGGGCTCCTCCACTTCTCCACTTGTGGCTCGAAGTCCGAAGACTTCCACTTCCTTGTGCCTAAACCATCGGTGCCCCCTTGTGTGTGCCAGTTTTTAACTGGCTTCCCTGCGGACGACCAGCGAACGACCAACGAACGACCACTCCCCCACCGGCAGCACTCCTCAAAAGACCCGCCCGATAAAACTGGGCTCACTTTGCGTTTTGATTATAGCCGGAAATGCCGTTTTACACGTGAATGAAATTTGTAAATGCAGCGTTGCCAAACTTCTGGCTACACCACGAATAAATTGATAGGAAGTCgagttaaataataaatagatgGGATTTATCGCCGGGCTCTCTGCTTCAACATTTTAAAGCTCTTTTATATGCACAGATTGCAGCAATGAATAAAAGATCTATTACTCGATAGATTTGCAGCTTTTCGGTTACATTGCTAATCCATATTAGGCATTTTACTTTCCCcagtaaaaacaaacaaatattcaatGCTCACCCCATTTAAGCAACCATTAATGTAAAATTTTGCACTGAAATGTAAATCAAAAGAGTCAAGGGGATAGAAAAAAGGCAGAGAGAGAGGCCCGAGCAACGAGGAGATGGGCAAATAGAAAAGGCCAAATTGAGGTGGTGGGGAGGCCAAAACAAGGagagccagccagccagcaagcACGCTTAGggtaagaaaaatatattataggAAAAATCCACCCTCGGGGGGCCAACAGCAACGTTGAAAACAGCACAAAGGCACAAAACCATGAAGGACAGCTAGCTGAGACCGGGCACCGAGGTTCTGAATCGAAATGAGTACGAGGATGTTGACGTTGCCTGCTGCACAAAACATCaacatcaccatcaccatcaacatcaccatcagcagcagcagcaacagcaacagcaacacaatCAAAAGGGTTACAGAATCAAAGGCCTAAGCAGAAGGTTGCTGAACCCACGGCGGGCGAGACCGTGACAAAAAGGCACACAGCAGAGTAACGATGCCGCAGATACCCTTTCCCCGCAAAATCACACTGCTGTTAACACAACTTTGTCAGGCCAAGTCAAAGAAGAATACATGGAAATTGGTAACTAACATTTGTAATCAAAGTCTGTTTTTCAACTTCTTAACCACATGTGTTTATAATACCAATCATTTACCAATCAGCATTACatgaatttttaaagttaCACTAGGATATGATATAAACCATATCTATATGTAGGTTAGACAACCTTTTCTGCATTCGATCCCATCTATTGTGTTATAATTCCCAAATGTATTTGCCAATTTCGGCGGGATGTCTTTGGACAAGCACCAAAACAACCCGAAAATAACCATGCCGAATACAATACTACTATGGCAACACCCTCAGCCTATAATCTGGATTATTGTgctaatatatatacatatatagaatcATTCAACTTACCAGACAACTCCGAATGCTCCGTAGCCGATGGGACGATCCGGCTGGACATCCTGGGGAACAGCCGGCGGTTGATAGTAGGGAGCCGCTGCGGCCAAGATTGCGCTGGCGCCCTGTGGCGCACCACCGGCAGCACCACCCTGTACCAGTGACATCGAAACGCTCATTGATGGACTACGCGGCAAGTTTTCCAAATAATTCGAGCAGCTGCACCCGGCTCTGGTATTTGTTGCCGATGGAGCTCAGTGGTTGTGGTTCTGCTAGGCTGTGGCtggtggcgatggcgatgttgGCGATGGTGGTGGTTTGGAGTGGGTCTTGGACTGTGGTTCTGGTACCCAAAGCGGTGACGTCGGTGGTGGCTAAAGTGGCGACTgaggtggcggtggtggtggtgttggtgctgctggtaGTGGTGCTGGTAGTGGTGCTTGATTTGATGTGGGAGAAATGGTGTTGATTGCTCAATGGATGCCGCTGGGGCCAACTGATGGCCGCCATTCAATTGTTGgccatttgttgctgtttggcTTGGCGTGCTTCTATTCAGCGCTATTTGTTTCGCTGCGTGTGGCTTATTACACTTcttacttatttaaattagatTCGAGGACATTGTGAAGAAACTGCAGAGTGGAGAGGAGAAAGAaaccattattattttgcatgCTGTTTTTGTGGAATGTaacatttcaaataatttaaacgTTGCTAAGGGAATTTACAATACTCATTTACAGTCTCATTACGGAAAAATTTATGATGGATTCCTTCTGATTTGACTCCTAGTCTCATATAGGCACTTATTTAGATGCAATTATATACTCGAACTTAAAATcagatttattatttaacagCTATTTTAGAGACTCCATATATGAGTAAAATCGCTTTTATcgtgtttatttaaaatatgcatCGTTACGGTTACATGCTTTTACGAAATCCGCTTTTTCGATTGTTCACTGTACTTTACATtacttttgtttgctcttcAAATTTTTGGTGGCAAAGGAAGCTGCACacgaaacataaaaaaaataagcgAAAAGGAGAGAGACTgagagagagcgcgagaggACATGAAAAGTGCCGTTAGCTGTCGCGACCGGGGCGCGTCCGTGTATTACAGTTGTAAGTGTGTGCGCATGTGAGTGCGATTCTGAGTGATTTTGGGACTGCGCTGCCTGCGCAAAAAGCCGCTCAAAAGACACAAAAATCACTTAAAATCAGACTTTTCAtgctaatttacaaatgttgAAAACCAAACAATGACGACCACCCCCAAGTCGaaagcaagcaaacaaacaaacgaattcAACAAACGCTCGCATGAAAATCGAAAAGCAACGGGACAAAAGGAAATTTGCCCGGGGACAAGTAATATTTCCCAGGGTTTCGCTTAACTTTTTCCGGACTAATTAAACCTAAGCTATGCAAACATGACATTTCACATTGAATTACCttaaaaaatgcacaaattatTGAGCAGCGGCGGTGGCAGTTTTTCgtttataatttcttttctactttttttttcttttttgtttaactCTTCCGCCTTTGTGGGAGCGAGACGGAAGAACAACGCGCCGGGGGTAATAttcgtgcgtgtgtgtgagagtgagagagagcgagcgagcgaacgagaggaaaacaattttgtaattttgtttaattattattgtaaaaAACGCGAGATGaatttcttgttgttgtttggcgtGTTACTACTACTAACGCGACGGctgctcacacacacgcgcatACACAATCTCACGCACGTTTATactatgtacatgtatattcAGAgccagacaaacaaacaaaattttgccTGGGTCACGTTTCTTGGCTCTCTCGCAGCTTTTTCTTATGCTTGCCCTTTATTGCATTATCTTTGTTATCACACGGCCGCGGAGCTTGGCTAAGAGGAGGAGCGGATGGCGGTCGTCGGTTGGCGTTTGATTACCTCGCAGCTTCCCTACGACTGTGCTTAACTTGAATTTTCGATCACACGCGGCGACGTTTGTTCCAGCGATAATTCCGATTTCATGCGCTCGACGTTCCGCTGCGTTCGAAAGTTGAGAGAGACTTGAAACATATGTTCGGCGTTGGTAGAGCTGGACGCATGCCGATAGAAACATCGATTGGTCCGATATTTCTTACTCGTATTACAATTCTGGACTTCTTAATCGATGTTTTTAGTGTGCCCACACAACATTCTTCTCCATCCCTTTAGAATTTTTGGTATATTAATTTACTTATCGATTACGCCGCATTAGAAAGCAGGATGGCAGCGCCAGTTTCCCGCGAAAGTACGTTACTTTTAAATAGCCCaattgtatataaaatattgcaGACACGTacagttttaaataaaagaagcaataataattgcttcgTTTTTTTCCTACAAAATTCACATAACAGTTGTGCGTtagaattattattttaaaatacatctCTATTTCTCCCATCGATAGAGTTTCGCGCATATCGATACATCGTCGGCTGTTcgccaaataaacaaaagcgaaataaCAAGGAAATGGACCACGCGACGAGCGATTTAAAGGAATTCATCACAGACCTGGTCATTCCGCACCAGCGCTGCAATGTGAACATTATTCCGGACCACATCACCATGCTGGAAGGCACCAAGATCAAGAAGCAGCTCTCCCGAAAACGTCGCGCCCACAAATCCAGTACACTGAATCGCCGAGAATATGCGGCACTGGGCCTGAATACGCTTCCGACCAAGCAGATGAAGTACGAGGAGGCACTCCCACTTCATCACCTCTGGAAGGGCTATGTGCGCGAGCATCTGGAGCTAAGGGAAGGTGACCAGGTGCCACAGGTGCACGATGCTCGCTACGAGGAGTTCAGCAGGAAGTTGGTGAAACTGGACTTGCACGGTGCCAAACTGAAGGTGCTGCAGTCCAAGTGCTCCACGCTGGAGGGTTTAGCTGGAATCTGTGTCATGGACACCAAGAACGTACTGAAGCTACTCGGCAAGGACCATCGGCTGCGCTCGATTCCCAAGAGCGAGTGCGTCTTTGGCCTGAAAGTGGGCAACATGGAGTTCACCATATTCGGGCAGCACCTTAACATTCGACCCGCCGAACGAAGCGTCAAAAAGATCAAAAGCTTTGTGCAGCCCTTCATGTAGGGACTTCAGTACCAATCATTAGCTTTAAAAATGGAATCATATTgtaatttaagaaaaatacaaaaagcgCTACCttttaaaaaggaaattatGAATGATAAATTTATGGCACCTATATGAAACTAACTTATTGGGAAGTTTTAGAATCGATTTTCTATAGTAATTCAAAGATCCACTAAAACTAcgtatttttagtttttgtgtttaatatatatatataaaatcgtacattaaatgtttattttctttttttgtggggAATATCGCGCCGcgtttcttttatatttaggTTCTAGACATTTTGTGTAGTTTGTGGGAGAGATTCCCAGATTTCCAAATCCCAGTTTGAAGGACGGTTTTATGCGGGCGACTTGGTCATGGTGATGACGGCGGATGGAACCAAACCGAGCACTTCCAGCGGCTTCTCATAGTCGTCTTCGGCGAACAGTTTGCGCGGAAAAGTGGTCATCAGGGAGAAGGGCGACTCGATGCCGGTCTTCATCTGGATGAACACACGTACGGCGGACAGCTGTTCCTTGACGTTGAATGTTTCCTGGAGCGTTGAGCCGTCCTGCAGGCGCACCTGGATGCGGGTTTCGGTGTAGTCTCGCGGCGGAGATTTCACACCAGCGGGTGGCGACGAGACTGTGGTGGAGCTCACGGATGGAGCTGGCTCTGCGTTACCCAATTCCTTTTGTTCTCTGCGGGGCAtgaaatataatcaaatatgaTGTGTAAGGATGGGGCCTATCCTTACCTAGCCTTCCGTGCTGCCTTGTCCGCCTCGATTTGAGCCCTCACCCGATCGCGGGCCGCCTTCTCCTCGTCCTT
This genomic interval from Drosophila teissieri strain GT53w chromosome 3L, Prin_Dtei_1.1, whole genome shotgun sequence contains the following:
- the LOC122617472 gene encoding ribonuclease P protein subunit p29, whose protein sequence is MDHATSDLKEFITDLVIPHQRCNVNIIPDHITMLEGTKIKKQLSRKRRAHKSSTLNRREYAALGLNTLPTKQMKYEEALPLHHLWKGYVREHLELREGDQVPQVHDARYEEFSRKLVKLDLHGAKLKVLQSKCSTLEGLAGICVMDTKNVLKLLGKDHRLRSIPKSECVFGLKVGNMEFTIFGQHLNIRPAERSVKKIKSFVQPFM